gcataGCTTGCAACTGAACAACAGCAATGAACCTTAGTTGACCTCCCTTCCCCAGGCAGAACCATGTGATTAGTTGAACAATGGTTAAAATAAGTAACTAAAATATCATTTCATATGAAAATACATTAAAGCAGCAACAGTAAAAAATCTCCATGCAGTGTATTACCAAGGAGTAATTTTAAAGTAATAACttaatttttttctaaattaAACCAATTTTAAAATTGACATCTTAAGTGCTGTATTTACCTTCTGGTCTTGGTTTGGGTCTCTCGAGACCTCCGTCCTGCATCAGCTCAAAGGCGAATGAAACGTTATGGACCTGTTATGAAGAAACCACATCAGTATATATTTTATTCCAAGAAGACACCaggccagccgatagcaccactgagatttgaatccTGGTCTCAGCAGTGACAGGCTACCATAATAGAGCACTGCTGTTCCCTGACATCCTCaaactgtacatatacatatacataaatgTACGTAAATATTCAAACCTGCATCTCGATTCAACCCGAGTGACATTTTCTTCAACTTAATACTCATCTGTGTGTCACTCTTTCATTTCCTGTGCAGATGCAGATTACAGCTGTACAGCAAAAGTCTGCACCCACATGGTCTGGTGTACctgctgattttttttgctggacATTTTCAGTGCACTCTCCTCATTTAGAGTAGCTAAACACTTAtcctttttatcattttattttcatcagccACTTTATCCCGGTCAGAGTTGCAGCGGAtccactttattttatttatttattttattttatgtcatattttacacactttggttacattcatgacaggacaggtagttactggttacacaagattcatcagttcacaagttttaatgtgaaacacagtcatggacaattttgtatatccaattcacttcacttgcatgtcttcggactgtgggagaaaaccggagctcccggaggaaaccaacacagacacccacacacactctgaGGTGACAGTTCTACCTACCGAGCCACTGTACCAGTGGGTACAGTACACAGGGCACAAAGCAGAAACCCCAGACAGGTTACAGACTATTTCTTATGTTACATAATATAAATTTAGTACAAGATGAATCAACGTGAGTCTCTGTGAGTCAGTTCTGATTTCTCACCTTTTGTTCAAAGTTTTCAGGAGTGAGGAAGAAATTGTAAAGTGGTACAAAGTAGCTCTCCAGGAGTCCCATCAGCAGCACCAGATACACACCGTCTGCAAACTGAACACACTCAACAGTTAATGAAATGGTTCATAAAGGATTTCATCAAGAACCCAATTAGTAGCTGGGTTGTGGTACCTGCGTGTCCAGTTCGGCCACCTCCAAGTTCAGCTTATTCAAGTGTTTGTTGACGAAAGTGATGAGTGTCTGCACACAAATACAAACGTTTTAGCTTGATTCAGTGCTATCGGCTTTAcagtattaattataatgtatagTCATGACATGCCACAGTACCTTTTTCACCACACTGAGTTTGTCAGGTGCATGATCAAACAAGGTATCAAATGCGTCACGCTCTGTGAAGATGAATCAGGATTTCATTTAGGATAAAAAATGTACTGCAAAGCTTATCAATGATTATGAGCATTAGGGAAAATGTGggtaataaaatgttattaacaCTTACCATGTCTGCCTGATAATGCCCTACAAGaaagaacacacacaaaaaatgaGAACATTGCATCTTTGGTTGAATTGTATTAATCATGGGCattatacaggggttggacaaaataactgaaacacctgtcattttagtgtgggaggtttcatggctaaattggaccagtctggtggccaatcttcatttattgcacattgcaccagtaagagcagagtgtgaaggttcaattagcagggtaagagcacagttttgctcaaaatattgcaatgcacacaacattatgggtgacataccagagttcaaaagaggacaaattgttggtgcacgtcttgctggcgcatctgtgaccaagacagcaagtctttgtgatgtatcaagagccacggtatccagggtaatgtcagcataccaccaagaaggacaaaccacatccaacaggattaactgtggacgcaagaggaagctgtctgaaagggatgttcgggtgctaacccggattgtatccaaaaaacataaaaccacggctgcccaaatcacggcagaattaaatgtgcacctcaactctcctgtttccaccagaactgtccgtcgggagctccacagggtcaacatacacggccgggctgctatagccaaacctttggtcactcgtgccaatgccaaacgtcggtttcaatggtgcaaggagcgcaaatcttgggctgtggacaatgtgaaacatgtattgttctctgatgagtccacctttactgttttccccacatccgggagagttacggtgtggagaagccccaaagaagcgtaccatcagtggatcagtgatggtttgtgATGgttcagtgatggtttgggctgccatttcatggcattcccttggcccaatacttgtgctagatgggcgcgtcactgccaaggactaccgaaccattctggaggaccatgtgcatccaatggcggtgccgtgtatcaggatgacaatgcaccaatacacacagcaagactggtgaaagataggtttgatgaacatgaaagtgaagttgaacatctcccatggcctgcagagtcaccagatctaaatattattgagccactttggggtgttttggagaagcgagtcaggaaacgttttcctccaccagcatcacgtagtgacctggccactatcctgcaagaagaatggcttaaaatccctctgaccactgtgcaggacttgtatatgtcatttccaagacgaattgacgctgtattggccgcaaaaggaggccctacaccatactaataaattattgtggtctaaaaccaggtgtttcagttattttgtccaacccctgtatattcacTACACTGTCAGAAGTGTAAGCTCTCACATCGTTGGGTTcaatttgtttttcttcttttagtttagtttagtgtttagtttagctAATTCTGCCCTTGGGCCATGTTCAAGGCAGGAAAGATCGTGATATGTCTTTTATTCTCTATTCTGGTTTAATTTGTGAAGTTGTGTTTATTGTCTATGTACGTGCATCATATGTGTTGCTTTAGTTTTGTTATTGACAGGAATTTTAGGAGTGCTTTGCTTTTGTGTTGTTGAATAGTGCCTTAGTGGTCTTTGCTGTTGGAATCTGTTGTCTCTCGGCGTCATAAATGATACATTCCAGgactaaatgttttattgtaagcTGTGTATGTAACATCAGCAATAAACTGTACAATAATAATGGGGTGCCACCTATTTATCAAGTCTTATAATCAACTGCAAGTGCTGCCGAGTAGAAATGCTgaagagcaacaacagctcagctacAAAACAATCTCCAGACAAGAAGCTAGAATGAGACCTGAGACTAACTACCAAGTACCACACTACCTCTAGAGGCAATATCCTCTCAACAACTGTTTGTTAGAAGCTTCAAACacaaatgagccaaaacatgaaATGCTCACTGTACTAACTATGCATGCCATGGtcagggatatattaaatgttgggctgctGGTAGCGCATGTACATCCCTTAACCGTGGAAGAGacagcaccaggatgcactgtaaaACATCCACATCTCAACATACAGAAGTTAaatgacctgctggtaatgtcctggtaccagataccacaggacttctTCAGatgtctagtggagtccatgtcttagtgggtcagagctgttttgaaagcgcattaggtgggtggtcctaatgttttgacttAACTGTGTATAGAGGTTTAAAATGACCCAtggcctttaaaaaaaacaaaaaacacagtgACATGTGAGTATGATCTAGAACTGTCCAGAGTCCTATTTCCCACACTGGCGTACACATAGACTTAGGTGTATGTTGAATGGTGCAGCAGGTGAGTTTTGAGTTTTAATTTACTTCATTACATTCACTAATAGAAAACATCTACATCACATTTGAGCTACAGGCTGCTGCATCCAAGTAGCCTTATGCCCTGAGGAAACTGCACTTGTGCAGccaacaaaatgtaaaaatctaGATTCTGGATGATACACATAAAAGTTTACAGAGAAGAATATCATTTATTTGATAGAATCAAATTTATACTCTTAGCAATGGGCGTgtttaaaacacctgaactcaataatcagaaggttgtccacatatttctgaCCATATAGTGCATTTAGAATTGTGCACATGTACACAGATTTAACTAGCACATGTAACATCTACCTTAGACGGTATGGTTATATGAATCAAGACCATGTTTACTATTCTGGTATCGAGCAGGAGGTTTAGGGTTTGAGTCTCAGATGGACAGGACTGAAAAAGATTCGAGAACCATTGACTCTCAGTACTTACTCAGTGTTGCCTGTGATCTCCTCCTGAATCTGACGAGACTGCAGAATTCCCTCCCGCTTCTGACATTTAGAAAGCAAAAAACACATAATACTGAATAAAAGCATTGAGAGAAGACAGGAAACATCTGGGTGATCTCATGAATGCCTGACACTCTAAATGTCAAACAGTAAGTCATGAAGAAGAGCTTAACTATAGTGTCAGGCTGTGGTGTTCATAGCCTAAAGAGTAAAGAATTATTTTAGTGGGGCAGGGGTAAAATACGCAATAAcagtactgctgagatccgtggtttaaatctcagcggtgctatcgactATTCGGGCATCTACACTGACAGATTGAATATGTCTGAGAGGGGTGGTTGAACAGCCCAGCCATTGCAAGGTGCACCTGTCAGTGTGCTCTAAATGCCAGTCTCAAGCCCAGATGAAAAAAAGGAGGGTTTAGTCAGGAAAGGTGTCAGATTAGGtgtgcagaccagaatgatccactattGCAACACTTGAAGACaagattatttatttgtgtttatttatttgtataaaccGCTTCATTTTGGCCAAGTGTCCAATGGGTTTGGTGCCACCTGGGAACTATGGCTCCAATACAAACTGGCCAAGGGCACAAATCCTCGCCAATCAAAACACCACCAAGCCCTGTCAACACATACTAATATTCACATTTAGTTTAGAGCAGTTTACTTACTTTCACCATGTTTCTGGTGAGTGGGGAATTAACAGCACGATAATCTTAAATAACACCGCAAAAAGTAAGAGCAAAAATTCCTACCTGAACCACCACCACCTGTATGGAGACATGTTCGGGAAGGCGAATTGGAGCTCTGAAGTGCTGAGACAGCGCCACCAGCAGGTGCAGGATTGCCACCATACTCTTAGCATGAACAGCTAATACAGGAATAGAGAAAACAAGATCTTGTGGTTATTTACAGACTAGCTGATAATTACACACCTGCACAACTTGCATTTCTGATTTACAAATGTGCAGAAATAATGAAGAAACGTACAGTCAACGTTCCACTTGGTGTTTCTGGTGGAAACTTTGAGAGCATCATTGATGCGCTCCAGAACTGTCTGCAGTTTCTGCTTTTGAGCGATCTCCGACTGTGTTACTTCTGCTACGTTCAGCTTTTCCCCCTCCAACTTCTCTGCAGATTGAGATACACATAACAAAACACATAACAATATGAATACAGAATAAGAACACTGAGTTATTATTTAGTAGGTTATATTTGATCAGTAAAAAATCCTTGTACTCTACACATTCTGCTTCCTCCTCTGACACATccagcataaataaataaaagtcatgTAATAAGCTCTTAACTTTGATTAGATTTTTACTTCACTAATGGTGAAGTTGTGGTCGGTCATACCTTAAAATATACAAGTCAAACATTTGCTCTGTCCCATCTTCTCAGGTCTTGTTGAGTCCAAGCCTTTTCTGTGTCAGTTTGTCATTTTTGGGATTTTTCCATCTTTTGGATTAAGCCAATTCCCCTATTCGCCCCAACACAAAACAAATGCTGGCCTAGCACACAGTGCTATTGGCAGGAGGGAACACCACAAAAACTACAGGCAAAATTAGTCAGCGGTCAGCAGTTGGCTTGGTGTCTTTCAGTCCTGATTTAGAGTGAGTTGACGCTCACCAAAGAGTTTCTGCAGAACTTGTCCGTCGTACAGATCCTCCGCCAAGTCTTTTACAATGATCCTCTCACCAACCAGCACGTCATTGATCCAATCGATGAGCACCTGATTGAGACATGTTAGTAAAATGTGATTAAACGAATAACTGGCAGTCAAGTTATTTTTATAAGCAGTAGAACAATGTCGATTAACCGAATGATATTGATAACTGAACTAGACACTCAATATTGATAAATGCAGGCATGTTGAATCTAAATGTCACTTAAAAGATTTCCAGCAGTGTGATGCCATGCTGTAATCTAAAGTGGAACAAACTATGACTAAAATTGACATAAAACTTACATCTTAAGTGTTTAGGACCTCTTAAAGGATAATACAAGATGACTTCTTTCCATGAGGTATAAATATTTGATGACAGGCAACTTCtcttttaaaaaagcatgtcaGAAGAAAGCCTTTGTAAGCAACTAAAGTTTACTAGATGATACAGCAGCTTGGACCATTTCTAAAGGCAAATTATGTAGTTCAAAAGTTATATATTTGATACttatgatgttttggggctgcttttTCCACCAAAAGGTGCTGAAAACACTTTAAGGATTTATGGCATGAGAGACTCCATGATTGTTCCAAGAGATTGCTAAAGAAAACCTGACAGCCTCAGGAATCTAAAACATGGTCATGGTTAAATTTTTCAGCAGGACAATATAATACATACGTGCTCTTATCTAACAGTGCtcatacagtggatataaaaagtctacacactCCTGGTAAAATGCCaggtttttatataaaaaaaatcagatcaatataaataatttctgatttattttcaccttcttatgttattttaggtttttattttaattttccctCTAAATGATTTTTAGTTTGCTTGTTAATTGAATTGTACAAATAATAGGTCACATCAAAGCTGAATAAAGTTCTGAAAGGATTTATCTTGGTCTTATTTTTTACATCAGAAAAAGCTGGCATTGTACCATGAGTGTGCAgattttttatatccactgtaattTTGGAGCTGACTGTAGACCTGTAGGAATTTGTAATGAGTGTTTATTCCTCAAGAGTACAGTACAGCTCACTTGAATTTTTATCAGCATTTAAAATGCAAACCTTTCTAGGCATTTCTCATACTAACTTTGATCAATTCCTGTAGTTTGGGATCGTTCTTGGAGTTAGGATCCACCATGGTTCGAACCTCATTCTCTTCTGTTGGAACACAGATAAAGACAAAGACTCAATGACTGTAAAGCAGGACACAAAGTAGAAACCACATGCTGTACATGTAGGTGAAATTTACATGATACAAGTGGCGTCACAAGGAATGGAAACACAGTGTGTTTTATTACACGAGTGTGTTTGTGCTGATGCTGAGCTTGACTCACCCAGCATGGTGTCCTCCGGATGCAGCTCATATGGAGTGGGACTTAGAGGCAGGTTTATGGCATTCATGCCCTCCTCCTGCAGCTCGGACACTACAGAAAATATAGCAGGACAAGAAATTGTGTCAACAAATGGGATTACATATGAACAATTTATGCcagttttgtgtttgttgtgCATCTTTTCATGATGTCATTTGGTGTTTGATGACTAAGTAGAACctcataaataaatgcagaactTTTTTGCTATTTTCTTTTACAATACCAGTATAAAAGCTTTCATTACTGTCTGGAACTCGGTAGTGATCTGATACTGAACCTTTCCAATCAGGATTAGATGAGACAATATTAAATCCAATCTCATAGGTCATTGTTTATAGTacatggccaaaggtatgtggacataATATAAGTTTGAATATAATATTGAATATAAGTTTGTTGGGCATCCTAAACTGCATTATTCATAAGTTGCAACATTCCCCCCACCAACtacaaatggatggatggatggatggatggatggttggatggttggatggatggatggatggatggatagatggatggatggatagatggatagatagatatttacatttacattttaggcatttagcagacgcctttatccaaagcgacttacattacagttacagtatacagtctgagcaattgagggctaagggccttgctcaagggcccaatagcagcaacctggcagtggtgaggctagaaccagcaacctttgccactaggctacagatagatagatagatagatagaggatagatagatagatagatagatagatagatagatagatagatagatagatagatagatagatagatagatagatagaggatagatagatagatagatagatagatagatagatagatagatagatagatagatagatagaggatagatagatagatagatagatagatagatagatagatagatagatagatagatagatagatagatagatagatagatagatagatagatagatagaggatagatagatagatagatagatagatagatagatagatagatagatagatagatagatagatagatagaggatagatagatagatagatagatagatagatagatagatagatagatagatagatagatagaggatagatagatagatagatagatagatagatagatagatagatagatagatagatagatagatagaggatagatagatagatagatagatagatagatagatagatagatagatagatagatagatagatagatagatagaaaattaaggcctcagtagcttGTTACATACATCAAAAGTATAGTACACACTGTaaagatttacatttatagctATATAAATGTGGCactaaaacaatatataaatgtgaaaatgtaacaattatatctataaaaggctttccacaagattttggagtgagGAAATAAGTGATTATTCAGTCAAAGTAGCATTTAAGAAGACATTGATGTAGGAcgtctggctcacaatcaattaATCCCAAATGTGACATTGTTAtcaatattagtattattattactactactacttctattattattttcattatgttAAAATATGTGGTTTATTTTAACTTAGCCTGCCATTCAAAAAGTCAAATAACAGTTAggaaatatattaaatgcaaCATTATGATATTATAAACCTGGTACATGacaaaatgtaagaaaacaATACACATCACTCAGACTTCTCTCATCAAGCAACACTTATTACTTTAACAAAAGGAGCAGTTTGAGGCCGATGTTCAAAACACCCCCCTGTCAATAACACGTCTAAAGGCTGTGAGCTCTTCACCCCTGCCATTCCCCAGCATgcattactgcagcaatgcctAAAGAGGAAACATTCTGTGCTGGATCGCCAAATCCTCCTAGTGAGCATCACATCCTTGCAATCAACACCATTTCAGACTCAGCTCAGTGTCAACACTGACATCCGCATGCATGACATGCTTTTAACACTGCTGTGTAACACctaagccccccccccccccctcccccctccccAAACTTCCTGGTAGTTTTCAGCAGGACCTTTGCTATCAGCTTTGCAACACAAGCTGAGTAGCGAACACAACAACAAGAAAATTAATAAAGATTACTGACGTACAGTCTCGGTCCATCTATATTTACAGTACCAGTGCAGTTTTCAGGTTAAAAACCACCATTGCAAGATTTAGCAGTGTGTGAGTGGTCATGTACATGCACTTCAGGGCTGGTAAACCAGGCAGATCCAACCTGGCATATTAATTCTGCAGTTAGCGCTGACAAGTCACTGTGACTCAGTTTAGGAAATTGTCATACATTACGCAAAGCCCAGACAGAATTACTACATAATCATCTTATTACAATATTCTGTGACCACAACAAGTCGTCATGTTCTACAATCCTACACTGTCGTTCCCTGGTAAGCACCAGGTTCATCattatatttgaattattttatgTGTGAAGTTTAGTATGGTATAAAGTACTTGTTGCTCAACACAGGAGGGTGGATTGATAGGTGGATATATAGCCTAGATGAGAAGCCTAGATGAAAAGACAGACGAGTAGAAAGGaaggtggatagatagatttattGAATTTGAAGACAGCAGGGtgttttttt
The nucleotide sequence above comes from Trichomycterus rosablanca isolate fTriRos1 chromosome 8, fTriRos1.hap1, whole genome shotgun sequence. Encoded proteins:
- the parvaa gene encoding parvin, alpha a, with amino-acid sequence MMATSPQKSPSSPGPLSPSQRKKDETFLGKLGGTLVRRKKAKEVSELQEEGMNAINLPLSPTPYELHPEDTMLEENEVRTMVDPNSKNDPKLQELIKVLIDWINDVLVGERIIVKDLAEDLYDGQVLQKLFEKLEGEKLNVAEVTQSEIAQKQKLQTVLERINDALKVSTRNTKWNVDSVHAKSMVAILHLLVALSQHFRAPIRLPEHVSIQVVVVQKREGILQSRQIQEEITGNTEALSGRHERDAFDTLFDHAPDKLSVVKKTLITFVNKHLNKLNLEVAELDTQFADGVYLVLLMGLLESYFVPLYNFFLTPENFEQKVHNVSFAFELMQDGGLERPKPRPEDIVNCDLKSTLRVLYNLFTRYRHVE